One genomic segment of Misgurnus anguillicaudatus chromosome 23, ASM2758022v2, whole genome shotgun sequence includes these proteins:
- the LOC141359407 gene encoding uncharacterized protein, which translates to MKKTFTIIILFLVCGVFGDDVKSVKVMAGDSVTLNTDLTDIHEDDVIWWRFGEGESKSLLAEIVKHKIWYASGRFRDKLQISDSKSGDLTIMNMKIKYSGLYEAEINIANGASTSYKRFNVTISASPVTNAESSDGVSFTVMEGESVTLRCNAQTQRDAFILWRFGDERALIAEFDMEDRKTSVYDGTDGSFKDRLKLNDQTGDLTITDSKSKHSGLYQLKVSSNKQTLYKTFSVTVKDHIMKNEIII; encoded by the exons gtgtgtttggtgatgatGTGAAGTCAGTGAAAGTGATGGCTGGTGATTCAGTTACTCTAAATACTGATCTTACTGACATTCATGAGGATGATGTGATCTGGTGGAGGTTTGGAGAAGGCGAATCTAAAAGTCTTTTAGCTGAAATTGTTAAACATAAGATCTGGTATGCAAGTGGAAGATTCAGAGACAAATTGCAGATATCGGACAGTAAGAgcggagatctcaccatcatgAACATGAAGATCAAATACTCTGGACTCTATGAAGCAGAGATCAACATTGCCAATGGAGCATCAACATCATACAAGAGATTTAATGTTACTATCAGTG CGTCTCCTGTTACTAATGCTGAATCAAGTGATGGGGTGTCTTTTACAGTGATGGAGGGTGAATCTGTTACTTTACGCTGTAATGCTCAAACACAAAGAGATGCTTTCATTCTGTGGAGGTTTGGAGATGAAAGGGCTCTCATAGCTGAATTTGATATGGAGGACAGAAAAACTTCAGTATATGATGGCACTGATGGAAGTTTCAAAGACAGATTGAAGCTGAATGATCaaactggagatctcaccatcactgACAGCAAATCTAAACACAGTGGACTTTATCAGCTAAAGGTCAGCAGCAACAAACAGACCTTATACAAGACATTCAGTGTTACTGTCAAGG ATCATATCATGAAGAATGAAATCATCATTTAA